CTCTTCATTCTTTGTTTTACTGTTCGATGATGTGCGATCACCGCGATATTTTCCGAGGAGCCGAGTATATTCGAGACCGATTTCCGAACGGTCCGAGGCGCTGAGATCTTTTATAGTTTCTTTTAAAACTTCTTTTTCCTCTTCTTTAATATGATGATCCACAACTTCCGCTAAAACTTTAACTTTCGCCATCCATAGATCGTCATCTTCACTGATCTCACTTAGTTCCATTATTAGACGATCTGCGATCTCATGTTCGGAGTCGCCCTCGAGCGCTTCAACCCGAGTCTCGTTGGACTCTTTAAGAAAGTTGTAGAGACTTTTTTCTTCTGCTTTTGCGTGTGAGGAAAGCAATGGTTCAAACTCTTTGAAGGCCGTTCTTTTTTCAGAAATAGGTGCTTCACCATCTTTAAGAATAGTCAGAAGCTCTTTGATCGGCTTGTGATCCCGAAGAATCATCGTCACGACATCATCAGACCTTTCAGGCGCTCTTCTTGATTTTGCGGAAAACTTTGCCGAAGCTTTGGAAGCGGATTTTGCAAAAGATTTTGTGGACGACTTTGCGGAAGGTTTTGCCGAAGATTTTTTTGCAGTGCTGGTTTTACGTTTCGCGTTCGATGATTTCGATTTCATATTTCGGTCTCCTGCGATTTCGTTAAATTGTTCTAAATCTGCTAGATCATGCAACTGTGGCACCAAAAACTCTGGGCGTTCGTTTGGCTCGTCACGTCCTTTCGAGCAATCGAGGTACAAAGCGTCGTGGATATTAGCCGCGCCCACGAGGCGAAATTGTCCATTCGGGCAGGAATTGAATCGAGAAAATTTTGAATCCGATTTGATAGTGCTTTGAGCTTCAGTGGCGCCGCGTGGTCTTGGACTTGCAGACGAGGAGTTTGCGCGATCCACCGGCTTGCGCAACCAAGCTGCTTTTCAAGGGCAGCTCAATCTTTTACGAGGAGTCATTATGGGAACAGATACGAAATCTAGCATGGATACTTCGGGCAATAAAAATCATGAAGATCAGCCGGATTCAACTCGCGGGAACTCGAGTGGGAATCAATCGAAAACTGGTCGACAAGATCAAGGCGGAAGCGGTTCGCCCAAAGACGTCGATGCGCAACGGCACCCAGAAGAACAAGTTGTGAAAAAAGCAGATTTTAAAAATGAAGATCGCAAGATTACCGATAAATCCAATAGAGCTTAGCTCTAGCGAAAATCGGGGCAAGTTCCGTTTGGGGCGGCCCCGATTTTATTTATGTGGAAGGTAGGTCACTTATGAAGTTTCAATTCCTAATCTTGCCTGCGTTGGTTTTAAGTTTTCAGAGTTTTGCGGCGACTGAAAAAGACAATACAGAAATCAACAAACGAGATCGAGCCGCGAGTGAACTCACTGCGGATCAACAGACATCTAGCAATAGTGATATGGATGTTACTCGTCGAATTCGACAGTTTATCATGAAAGAAGCAAACTTTTCGACATACGCCCAAAACGTAAAAATCATTACGGTCGGTGGGAAAGTAACGCTGAAGGGACCTGTAAGAACTGAGCAGGAGCTAAGTGTTATCATGAAACATGCGCGCAAAGTGGCAGGCGCAACGAATGTCAAAAATGAAATGGCTGTCGAAAAAGCTCAATAATCGAAAAACTTTTGGAGGAAATGATATGGCGACTCACAACAAAGTAGTGCTTGGGATTTATAAATCGCGCCCGGAAGTCGAAGCTTGTGTAACTTCACTTAAAGCGGACGGGTTTGTTACGAACGATATTTCGGTGCTGATGCCAAACAGCGCGGGCTCGCAAGACTTTGGACACACCAAAGGTTCAAAGGCCCCCGAGGGCGCAGCGACTGGGGCCACGACGGGTGTCGTGGTCGGCGGAGCGCTAGGTCTACTAGCTGGAATCGGTGCCTTGGCAATTCCGGGCATTGGTCCCTTCATTGCCGCAGGACCGATTATGGCAGCGCTTGCCGGCGCTAGCGTCGGTGGAGCAGTCGGCGGCATTGGCGGTGCCTTGGTCGGCTTTGGAATTCCTGAATACGAAGCTAAACGCTATGAAGGCTACATCAAGGACGGCGGAATTTTACTTTCAGTGTCTGCGGCAACTTCTGATGAAGTCAAAAAGGCGAAAAGTTGCCTCGAGCGTTGTGGTGCGTCTGATATTTCGTCGACAGACGAAGTGAAAGGGGAGTGGAAGTCCCCTAATCTCCCAGTGGACGGTGTTCGCAGCAGTAGTTTGCTTTAAATTATTTCGGAGTCGTTCAATTGTGAACGACTCCGAACAGATGTCGCTTGAGTGACTACCGAGCTGACTGACTGGGGAATATGTAGGTGGTGGTCCCCTGAGAAGTCTTCTCATTGAATTGGTAAATTTCGATCACAGCACCGGCCGACTTCAAGTCGTTGAGCTTCATATATTCGAGGACTTTCGGATAGACTTTCACCGGTCCAAGCGATGGCGCTCCGGCATAGACGGCCTTCACCACGGACCTTGCATCAATCGTCGCGATCGACATTCCTTGCGGAATTTTTCCGGCCCAAGCTTTTTCAGCTTCCTCTTTTGTTTTAGTCAGCAGGCATCCGCCGCGACTCTTTAGTCGATCTTCATCATTTTTTTCTGGATCATCAAAATACTCACCGAAGCTTTGAGTGCATGGTTCGCCGTTGGCCTTTGCCCAAGTTTCAACTTCTGAAATCACCGGAACGATTTTGTGATAGGCACCCAAGTGATCTTTTGTCAGAACCTGAAAAGCTGCATAAGTTTCTTTGGAGATTTCAACTGGCTTCATTGCACCCATCCGGGTCATCACCGAAAAGATCGCGATCGCGATCAAACAGACCGCGATTCCGATCAGCATTGGCCAGCTGGGGCCTCTCATTTTCCACCCGCCACAACAGGGCGAGCAGGTGGAGGTTCCTGGCCCGGTTTCCATTTCAGACTGCAACCCATCGAAGGTTTTTGATTGAGGTTTGGACGCATACCCTGAAGGAGCGATTCAATAGCGCCCGCGAGATCGCGACTTTTCACCTGAGTTTCATCTTTCCATGAATCATCTAAACGACCTCGGTAAGCGAGTGTCAGCGCCCTGTCGTAGAGGAAAAAGTCAGGAGTGCAAACTGCTCCGAACTTTGCAGCGACGGCCTGCGACTCATCGTAAAGGTAAGGGAACGGATATTTTTTCAGCTTCATTTTCTCAAACGAATCTTCTGGATATCTATCCGCATCGTTGGACGAAATCGCGACGATCGATACGGATCGGTTTACAAACATTTCGCTTAAGCCGACTAACCTGGATTCAATCGCCTTCACGTACGGGCAGTGGTTGCAAATGAACATTAATAAAAAGGCGTCGACGAGAGTGCCTTTAGGTTTAGTAAGTTGAGAAAGTGAGTAGTTGTTTCCATCGATCGCCGGCAGTTCAAAGTCGTGACAAACGGATCCAAGCTCGGGGTCTGGAGTGTATAGCAATGCCATGATCATCAAATGCATCATCTGGATCTGCGAGGCAAGGATTCTTGATTTGAATTTTTATAGATCCATCCAGGAAATTGTCTTGCCGCCATCGAAAATCAACGATCCTTCGGGGGTTACTCGCGAGAGGTCTTGGGCGGATGGATGATGCACCATTGCAGATTTAAGTGCTTGAGCCTCGTGTGTCGAAAGCAAAGGCGCATCTGAACTAGTCACCATTTTGGAAGCAGCTGCTAGCCAATTGGTGAGAAAAGTTCGGAAATCTGCTTCGCAAAGAGGATGATCGACCTTGCCGCATTCTTTGGTTAGGCAAGTGGCAGGGTAGGGTGTGGTACCCGGCGGGGCACCATGAGCGTTTAGTCCAAGACCAATGATAGCAGCCGATTTTCCATCTTTAAGAGTTACGACTTCGATCAAAAGTCCCGCGACTTTAAATGCGACGCCATCCTCATCAACAACATGCAAATCATTGGGCGCTTTCAGTGCGAAATTAATTTTAGGCCACGTTGCTTTCGCAGCTTCAAAAAGAGCCAGACCGACTTTACATGAAAAGACTGGTTGGGGCGGTTTTTCACAAGAGAACACCCAGGAAGAAAGCAGCGCCTGCCCTGGTATATCTGACCAATGATTTGTCCCCCGCCCTCTGCCAAAATTTTGGTGGTCAGCTAGGTGAAGTGCCGTGCGGGGTCCAAGCGTCCCTAAATCTTCTTTTGCACGAAGGTTGGTAGATGTTGTTTCAAGTTCTGCAATCGTTGAAACCCGGTGCCCACGAGCCCATTCGCATGTCCATCGGTAGGCGCTCATATACCCGTCATTTCACTCTGTTGCCAGTCGAAAAGAAGACTGATGTCGGCCGTTGGTGCTGAGTGCGTGAGTGCGCCAACGGAAATGAAATCAACACCGGCTTCTGCTACGGTTTTCACGCGCTCAAGATTCATGTTGCCGCTGGCTTCCGTCAGTAGGCGTTTCCCTGTTTTACGTTCCGACTCTGCGACCAGTTGAACAGCGATTCGAAGTGTCTCGTTGTCCATGTTGTCCAGCAGAATTCGGTCAACTTCGATCGCGATCGCTTCGCGTACGTCTTCGAGAGTTTCACATTCGACTTCAATTTTTTCCGATGAGTTCATTCGAATTCTTTCGACAGCTTTGCGAAGTCCACCGGCAACCATAATATGATTGTCTTTCACGAGAATCGCGTCGCTGAGGTTATAGCGATGATTCATTCCACCGCCATGCGCGACAGCTTTTTTTTCGAGATCGCGAAAGCCAGGCAGGGTCTTTCTGGTATCAAGGATTTTCGTATGAGTGTGTTCGACTTGTTCGTTGAATCTTCCGGTTAAGGTAGCGATGCCAGACAAGTGTCCGACAAAATTCAGCGCAACTCTTTCGGCCTTTAAAATTTGAATCAAATCGCCAGATACGTGGCAAATAATTTGCCGATTAAGAACCTTGTCGCCTTCTCGAAAGTGCCACTGGACCTTGCTTAACGGCTCAAGCGTTTCGACCGTTTGTTCAAAGGCTGTGGTGCCGGATAAAATAAGGTCTTGTTTGGCGATCAGCCGGGCTTGACCAAACCTGGGTGCCAGTCCAAGTGAGTCAGTGGTCAAATCGCCGCGAGGCATGTCTTCATTTAAAGCAGCGCGAATCAGGTCAGAAAGTTTCACAGGTTAACTATCCTCAAGAAGGCGTTCAAGTTCGCGCTTAATAATCTTCTCTGCAATCTTAGGTAAAAGTTCTGCGACGATTTTTTCAACCAGCTTTTCCAGTTGAGGTTCCAAATGAGCTCCCACTTCTGCCCGCACGCGGCTTTCCAATGTGGGGGCAGCTGGTTTTCGAGCAGCGGGTCTGCCCGCTGACCCTAAATCAATAGTTCCGTCCGGTGAAACGTAGGTTCTGTCTTGCTTACGGACTGTTTCGTCATCATACGAAAAATCTGGGTCGCGCAAAAGTTCCCGAACAATCGATGGCCGCGTCACTTCGCTATGTTCAACGGGCTCAATCTCGAGATTTGAAAGATTGCGATGATCAGCTTCGCTCAATGTGAATTCGGCCACGTCGTCACCATTTGGATCGGATTCATCTGTTTGATAACCAGTCACAGATCTTCGAAGCGGAATTATTTCGGTTTGCTCTAGTGTCGAAGGAGCGATCACGCCTTGTGCTTGAATCGGCTCTGGAGTCGGTGTGATTTCCTCTTGATTTAGATCAAGCTCGAACACAGGCGATTCGTGCGTCGGGCGATCTGTGTTTTGATCTTGAAGAGTTTTGCGAATGTTAAATTCGGGCGTCATTTCATCAGTCGCAAGAGCCTCGTCGGGCTTGAGCGGTGGGAGTCGATACTTGTCCAGGGAACTATTGGACCATTTGTCTTGCTCGTCATCGGTCCCGGAATCTAAAAGGTCCGAATCGGAGGCACTTGAATCTACTTCCATTGGAGTGAAGGCAGACATTGGACCCGCATGAGATAAAATGGGTTCCGAATCAGGTAGGCGGATCGGTTTGAAACTATCGGCCTCTACATCGTCATCATCGCCGAGTGTCAGCGGCGATAGATCAAGCGGTTCAAAGCTATCCATGCTCCAGCGCGAATCGCCGCCGCCAGAGGAGGTGGATCCTACATTGGGTTGACCGTCCAATTGCAGGTCGGGCAACGCGCCAAGAGGTGAACTGGTTTCTGGAAGTTTAAACGAACCAGCAGAGCCAAGTGGAGATTTTCCCAAAGCGCTGTCGAGGATAAATCCCGGACCGGCGACCTTGGTTTGCACAACGGGGATGGAGGACTCGGGTGCGGCTGGCGACGGGCGATCGGGAATTGACGGAATGAATCCGGTCGTCAACGGGCCTTCACCAGTTGACGCAGTCGGAGGTTTGACAAGGGGAGGCGGCATACGCGGCTTTGGCGGCGGTGAGGCCGGTTGTTGTTTGGGCGGAGTGGTAAGCACGATGCTGGAAGTGTTTTCGATAGGCCCAGTAGTTGGCGGAGTGGTGGTAGGAATTGCTGCCGCTGCGGCAGCTTGAGCCGCTTGTCGCTGAACTTTTTCGGCATCGACTTCGGCTTTTAGCGGAGCAGCAATCGTAGCAGGATATTCAAGAAATGTTGCTAGCCTTTGCGAGCGCGTGCGAGGTACGAGGTCTAAAACCAGCTTTCGAAGCATTTCAACTTCGAAAGGTTTTTCCAACCGTCCGTCCGCCCCACAAGCATCGACTTGCTTCGTATCGAGCTCCATGAATGAGCTCCACATGAGGATTACTGGGATCGCGGCTGTTTGGGCGTCTTTTTTGAGATCTCGGCAAACATCATAGCCCGAGCGCTTCTGCAGCAAGATATCGGCAAATACCAGGTCTGGTTGGAACGACTTCGAGACCTCTAAAACGTCGAGACCGACAGGCACAGCTTTGACTTCGACCGCGAAGTCTTGAAGCGCCAATTGAATGACTTTTTTGATGGTGACGCTTTCATCTGCCAGTAAGACGCGCAATGCCATAAATCGAGTGAATCCTTCCTTGAGAAAACTGTCAAGAGAGTGACGAATGGTGCGGTACGCCGTAAGGTTTATCCATGATCTCAATCATCGACCGCTATATCGCGAAGATGTTCTTCGGCTACTTTTTGGGCGGCCTTATCGTCTTTGTGACCCTGTTCGTGACGATCGACTATATGTCGAACTTCGTTCGTAGCGATGCGGCTCTCGAGTCCGTGGTTTCTTACTATCTGCTATCAACCCCAGCCCTCGTTTATCAAATGCTGCCAGTGGCGTGCTTGATGGGGGTCGTTTTTACTCTGGGCTCTTTGGGAAAAACCAACGAACTCATCGCGCTTTTCGCAAGCGGAATGAGCCTTGCCAGAGTTAGTCTGCCGATTCTTGTCCCGGTAGTGTTTGTGTCCTCGATCGGCTTTTTTCTAAATGACCGCATTGTGCCGTTTCTTAATCAGAAAAAAAACTATGTTTTCTTTGTCGAGATCCGAAAACAACCCGGTCTTTATTCGACGGTCAAGACTGATCGCATTTGGTATCGATCGGGAAACTCTCTATACAATATCAAGACCCTTCAGCCTGAAACGGCGACCGCTATGGGCTTAACGATGTACCAGTTTGACTCCTCCTGGAAACTTGCGCAGATGCTGACCGCCGAGAGTGTGAGACTTCAAGGGTCGTCGTGGGATCTTGAAAAAGGGACCGTCACTATTTTCCCGGCAGATTCAAATGTGCCGATGACGGCCGCCTTCAAACAGAAACGTATAAAGGTGGCGGAGGATGCAAAAGATCTTCAGAGCAGCGGTCAGAGCACCGATTCGCTCTCGCTAAAAGAGCTCAATCGTTTTATCGCTAAAAATAAAGAGTCCGGACTCGATACAACTCGCTATGAAGTCGACTATCACGGGAAACTAAGTTTTGCCCTCGCTGCCTTTGTCATGAGTTTGATTGGGATTCCGTTTTCCGTTGGCAAGCAGCGCTCGGGATCTGCTGCTTTCAATGTTGGTATCACCATCGGCCTCGCGTTTGCTTACTGGGCCTTTTATTCCTCCGGACTTACTCTCGGCCGGCACGGTGCTTTGCCGCCCGCGTTGGCCGCCTGGGTGCCAAACGTAGCGATGGTTGCATTCGCTGTGTTCATGCTTGTACGCATGCGGCGGTAAAAAATCATGAGCCGGCCATCTAGCGCCAGTTGAACTCGACAAGAATCGGAAGGTGGTCCGAGCGCGGATGCGGCGCACCTCGATCTTCTTCAATGTGGCGATACCTAGAGACAAGAAGAGCATTCGAAACGAACACAAAATCGATCTGCTGTTGCGGAGGCCCGAGAGTCGGAAATGTCCACGAGGGACCTTCTGGTGCAACAGTCGTTCTGGCATCGCGCAGATCTGGGGCCAAGCTCGACAGCAGTGTGTAGGGAGAACTTCCTGGTTGAGAGTTGAAATCGCCAAGGATCAATATCGCATCACGCAAGCGCCATCCAAATCGACCGAGTAAAAGCCGTGCACTTTCCTCTCTGGCCTGGCTGCCGATATGGTCAAAATGGGTGTTGAGAACTTCAAATTCTTTTCCGGAGGTCACGGCGGTGAATTTTGCCCAAGTTGCGATTCGCGGGAGGACGGCGTCCCAACCTTTTGCTCCTGGAGTGTTGGCGTCAGGCGCTAGCCAAAACGTCCCGCTTTGTTTCAGGCTCAATCGATCTCGCCGATAGAAAATAGCATTGAATTCGCCACCGTCGGCTCCGTCATCTCGACCCACGCCAACCCAAGAAAATTCGGGCAAAAGATGGTTTAAATCATCAATCATCGACCGCGTTGCTTCCTGAGTCGCAAGTACGTCAACTCGTTCTCGTCTGAGCAAATCGGCAATCATTTGTTTACGTGTGGCCCACGGACCGACTTCAAAGGGTGAAAGCCGAGTCTGAAGATTAAAACTCATCGCTCGAAGATCATCCGTCGAGGCCGAGGCTTGCGAAGTTAAGCCGACTAAGAGCAAAAAAATATTCAAGATCGAAAAAAGGTTGGTTTCTATTCGTAAAAATAAAAACGGTCGCGGTTTTGCCATGGACTTTGTTAGCGCAAAAGAAAAATAATGGGTAGCAAGGTTTATCGCGGAAATTTGCTATTGAAAACAGCTTTCGTGGAGCGCGACTATGTTTCCCGAATTAAAAGGCATAAAACTGATTTTATTGAAGAAACGCCATGAAGCCTCGTCGCGTCAGCCAAAACAATTTAGAAATTTGGCATTCGCTAAGCTTTATTCGCTCGAGCAATTGACAGATTCAGACAGTTTTATCTAGTGCTTAGCGCTCGTCAGTTCATAATTTGCTCTTCAAGGAAAGAAATTTTTTATATGAGATTCAGAATCATGTTTCTAAGCATTTTCTTTTGTTCGCTGGCCCCAGCTTTCGGCAGTCCGAATATGAATGCCGAAGATAAGAACTCTGACGGAAAAGGAGTCGTGGCACAGATCGCCGATTATAATGGAGTACAATATCTCAACATCAAGTACACTTCCGATTTGAACGTTTGCAATAATGGCGGAGACGTTTCCCCCATCGAGCTAAAGATCGTATTCGTAATGGGCGACGGCGCGACGGCCACCCAATATGAATATCCGCTGAGTCCGAACTGTCCGAATATTGGTACCGAAGCCGAGTTTGGTTTTAACTCAAAAGACGGACTCGTTCGAGAATCATGGAGGAGGCTTGGCCCGTCGGATCCCTATATCTGGGATCGACTATTTCCCAGAAACTCCGAGGGCGCTCGTTGGTACGCGCTGCGTGTTTACTTCGTGCGCAGCCACCGGGGCATTGGGTTCCTGCCAGATCGAAAAGACGGCAATGACTACCGCCTAATTTTCCAATAGTTGAAACGTAAACGAACCGCAGCCCTAAGAGGGGCGAGGTCTCGCAATCGCTAACGACATTTGAAAAAATGTCGTT
The window above is part of the Deltaproteobacteria bacterium genome. Proteins encoded here:
- a CDS encoding hemerythrin domain-containing protein, yielding MKSKSSNAKRKTSTAKKSSAKPSAKSSTKSFAKSASKASAKFSAKSRRAPERSDDVVTMILRDHKPIKELLTILKDGEAPISEKRTAFKEFEPLLSSHAKAEEKSLYNFLKESNETRVEALEGDSEHEIADRLIMELSEISEDDDLWMAKVKVLAEVVDHHIKEEEKEVLKETIKDLSASDRSEIGLEYTRLLGKYRGDRTSSNSKTKNEEQRAEHA
- a CDS encoding BON domain-containing protein, which gives rise to MKFQFLILPALVLSFQSFAATEKDNTEINKRDRAASELTADQQTSSNSDMDVTRRIRQFIMKEANFSTYAQNVKIITVGGKVTLKGPVRTEQELSVIMKHARKVAGATNVKNEMAVEKAQ
- a CDS encoding DUF3341 domain-containing protein; amino-acid sequence: MATHNKVVLGIYKSRPEVEACVTSLKADGFVTNDISVLMPNSAGSQDFGHTKGSKAPEGAATGATTGVVVGGALGLLAGIGALAIPGIGPFIAAGPIMAALAGASVGGAVGGIGGALVGFGIPEYEAKRYEGYIKDGGILLSVSAATSDEVKKAKSCLERCGASDISSTDEVKGEWKSPNLPVDGVRSSSLL
- a CDS encoding thioredoxin family protein encodes the protein MALLYTPDPELGSVCHDFELPAIDGNNYSLSQLTKPKGTLVDAFLLMFICNHCPYVKAIESRLVGLSEMFVNRSVSIVAISSNDADRYPEDSFEKMKLKKYPFPYLYDESQAVAAKFGAVCTPDFFLYDRALTLAYRGRLDDSWKDETQVKSRDLAGAIESLLQGMRPNLNQKPSMGCSLKWKPGQEPPPARPVVAGGK
- the nadC gene encoding carboxylating nicotinate-nucleotide diphosphorylase; the protein is MKLSDLIRAALNEDMPRGDLTTDSLGLAPRFGQARLIAKQDLILSGTTAFEQTVETLEPLSKVQWHFREGDKVLNRQIICHVSGDLIQILKAERVALNFVGHLSGIATLTGRFNEQVEHTHTKILDTRKTLPGFRDLEKKAVAHGGGMNHRYNLSDAILVKDNHIMVAGGLRKAVERIRMNSSEKIEVECETLEDVREAIAIEVDRILLDNMDNETLRIAVQLVAESERKTGKRLLTEASGNMNLERVKTVAEAGVDFISVGALTHSAPTADISLLFDWQQSEMTGI
- a CDS encoding response regulator; translation: MALRVLLADESVTIKKVIQLALQDFAVEVKAVPVGLDVLEVSKSFQPDLVFADILLQKRSGYDVCRDLKKDAQTAAIPVILMWSSFMELDTKQVDACGADGRLEKPFEVEMLRKLVLDLVPRTRSQRLATFLEYPATIAAPLKAEVDAEKVQRQAAQAAAAAAIPTTTPPTTGPIENTSSIVLTTPPKQQPASPPPKPRMPPPLVKPPTASTGEGPLTTGFIPSIPDRPSPAAPESSIPVVQTKVAGPGFILDSALGKSPLGSAGSFKLPETSSPLGALPDLQLDGQPNVGSTSSGGGDSRWSMDSFEPLDLSPLTLGDDDDVEADSFKPIRLPDSEPILSHAGPMSAFTPMEVDSSASDSDLLDSGTDDEQDKWSNSSLDKYRLPPLKPDEALATDEMTPEFNIRKTLQDQNTDRPTHESPVFELDLNQEEITPTPEPIQAQGVIAPSTLEQTEIIPLRRSVTGYQTDESDPNGDDVAEFTLSEADHRNLSNLEIEPVEHSEVTRPSIVRELLRDPDFSYDDETVRKQDRTYVSPDGTIDLGSAGRPAARKPAAPTLESRVRAEVGAHLEPQLEKLVEKIVAELLPKIAEKIIKRELERLLEDS
- the lptG gene encoding LPS export ABC transporter permease LptG, with protein sequence MISIIDRYIAKMFFGYFLGGLIVFVTLFVTIDYMSNFVRSDAALESVVSYYLLSTPALVYQMLPVACLMGVVFTLGSLGKTNELIALFASGMSLARVSLPILVPVVFVSSIGFFLNDRIVPFLNQKKNYVFFVEIRKQPGLYSTVKTDRIWYRSGNSLYNIKTLQPETATAMGLTMYQFDSSWKLAQMLTAESVRLQGSSWDLEKGTVTIFPADSNVPMTAAFKQKRIKVAEDAKDLQSSGQSTDSLSLKELNRFIAKNKESGLDTTRYEVDYHGKLSFALAAFVMSLIGIPFSVGKQRSGSAAFNVGITIGLAFAYWAFYSSGLTLGRHGALPPALAAWVPNVAMVAFAVFMLVRMRR
- a CDS encoding endonuclease/exonuclease/phosphatase family protein, translated to MAKPRPFLFLRIETNLFSILNIFLLLVGLTSQASASTDDLRAMSFNLQTRLSPFEVGPWATRKQMIADLLRRERVDVLATQEATRSMIDDLNHLLPEFSWVGVGRDDGADGGEFNAIFYRRDRLSLKQSGTFWLAPDANTPGAKGWDAVLPRIATWAKFTAVTSGKEFEVLNTHFDHIGSQAREESARLLLGRFGWRLRDAILILGDFNSQPGSSPYTLLSSLAPDLRDARTTVAPEGPSWTFPTLGPPQQQIDFVFVSNALLVSRYRHIEEDRGAPHPRSDHLPILVEFNWR